In one window of Candidatus Rubrimentiphilum sp. DNA:
- a CDS encoding gamma carbonic anhydrase family protein, protein MEHATIIEYRGKRPKVDPSAFLAPTAVLIGDVEVGPESSIWFGAVLRGDNGPIRVGARTSIQDNCVVHVSEGGRTHIDDDVTVGHAAVMEDCHIKSRALIGSNAVVLTGATVGERSLVAAGSVVGEQSQIPDGVLAAGSPAKVKKQLDGESAKWIEISAQEYVKLSRSYLAENIGKSTGP, encoded by the coding sequence ATGGAACACGCCACAATCATTGAGTATCGCGGCAAACGGCCGAAGGTCGACCCGTCCGCTTTTTTGGCGCCGACTGCCGTGCTGATCGGCGACGTTGAAGTCGGCCCCGAATCGAGCATTTGGTTCGGCGCGGTCCTGCGCGGCGACAATGGGCCGATCCGCGTGGGAGCGCGCACGTCGATTCAAGATAACTGCGTCGTGCATGTCAGCGAAGGCGGACGCACGCACATCGATGACGACGTCACTGTGGGACACGCCGCGGTGATGGAAGACTGTCACATAAAATCGCGCGCGCTGATCGGCAGTAACGCCGTTGTGCTCACGGGCGCGACGGTCGGCGAGCGCTCGCTGGTGGCGGCGGGAAGCGTCGTCGGCGAACAATCGCAGATCCCCGACGGCGTATTGGCCGCGGGCTCGCCCGCCAAGGTCAAGAAGCAACTGGACGGTGAGTCTGCTAAGTGGATTGAGATTAGCGCGCAGGAGTATGTAAAGCTTTCGCGCTCCTACCTCGCGGAAAACATCGGCAAGAGCACAGGACCATAG